The proteins below come from a single Lasioglossum baleicum chromosome 20, iyLasBale1, whole genome shotgun sequence genomic window:
- the LOC143218864 gene encoding uncharacterized protein LOC143218864, which yields MDYVGGLASSWVLSANCNFLVGERNGLRWCLSLGFFLQIAIFWTVYRMDYVGGLASSWTLSANCNFLDGERDELRWGENLYLSLLGFFLQIAIFWTVNGMDYVEIAWIKNCTTT from the exons ATGGATTACGTTG GTGGCTTAGCCTCTTCTTGGGTTCTTTctgcaaattgcaattttttggtCGGTGAACGGAATGGATTACGTTG GTGTCTCAGCCTTGGATTCTTTCTGCAAATTGCAATCTTCTGGACGGTGTACAGGATGGATTACGTTG GTGGCTTAGCCTCTTCTTGGACTCTTTctgcaaattgcaattttctggaCGGTGAACGGGATGAATTACGTTGGggagaaaattt GTATCTCAGCCTTCTCGGGTTCTTTctgcaaattgcaattttctggaCAGTGAACGGAATGGATTACGTTG